In Paenibacillus hexagrammi, the following are encoded in one genomic region:
- a CDS encoding family 43 glycosylhydrolase has protein sequence MKKVVAKLSLFTLMLSSFSSVTYADNPVIKDAFTADPAALVHGDKVYLYTGHDEAAAGGTFFVMKDWLIYSSSDMVNWTKEGSLSRDIFAWAKGDSAWAGQVIERDGKFYWYVTVLNSDGTGYAVGVAVSDNPVSGFQDALGGPLVSAGMTAAPTSMGSETWDDIDPTVMIDDDGQAYLYWGNTNPYYAKLKANMTELDGPVEHVVINNMPGTYTEAPWIHKHGGHYYLTFAYNYPEQIAYAMSDSPTGPWEFKGVILNALTSDSNDSSASNTSHEAIIDFKGKSYFVYHNSALPAGGQYRRSVAIDRLYYNADGTIKPIIQTATGVDGHSSMLSLLSDPNRFIRHNGTALRLDPAEASLNDARWEIVPGLADASDAYVSLQSMDKPGYYLTASGSSTMLAKNDGTTSFFQKATFKKTDGLADAAWTSLQAYSDASAYLRNASSVLTLGSASTDEEKKNATFNIIQADTTGVTLDQSSVVLNMNHETTLTAEVQPAGALQKKVTFSSSNPSVAELSEAVYDQATGKTTVTVTGNSPGTADIIATTEEGAFTAAAAITVEDQSLTSSVQNVTITSSNRTQLVHVEGYVTEELGQNAVVRVTEPGGSLDYVDQVTTDQDGKFAFTFKLSHNVAGDFKLAVSAANAEQAYETSFAYKPKRNSSSGSNGSSDNSSTPSTPTPTPTPTPTPTPEPGETDTTPKPTPKPTPSAPKFTDVAEGYSWASNAIETLAAKGIIQGTSDTTFDPGKNISRADFITLLVRALGLKAEVQDNFADVSPDDYYYESVGIMKALGITSGVGDNQFDPHAEITREDLMVLVARALEASKKLELDASTDKLNSFADSGDISDYAADSIAKLVNENIIEGGESGINPRGTATRAETAVILLRILNKGL, from the coding sequence ATGAAAAAAGTCGTAGCAAAGCTATCATTGTTTACTCTGATGCTTTCATCGTTTTCATCTGTCACTTACGCGGACAATCCTGTCATCAAGGATGCCTTTACCGCAGACCCGGCTGCGCTTGTTCATGGGGACAAGGTTTATTTGTACACCGGGCATGACGAAGCGGCTGCGGGAGGCACTTTCTTCGTCATGAAGGATTGGCTCATTTATTCGTCGAGCGATATGGTGAATTGGACGAAGGAAGGTTCTCTCTCGAGGGACATATTCGCATGGGCGAAAGGCGACTCCGCATGGGCGGGACAAGTGATTGAGAGGGACGGTAAGTTTTACTGGTATGTTACGGTGCTGAATTCGGACGGAACCGGCTATGCGGTTGGTGTCGCCGTATCGGATAATCCGGTCTCAGGCTTTCAGGATGCACTTGGAGGACCGCTTGTCAGTGCGGGGATGACGGCGGCACCGACATCCATGGGCTCAGAGACATGGGATGATATCGACCCGACGGTCATGATCGACGATGACGGCCAAGCCTATCTGTATTGGGGCAATACGAATCCGTATTACGCCAAGCTGAAGGCGAATATGACAGAGCTTGACGGTCCGGTAGAGCATGTCGTCATTAACAACATGCCGGGCACCTATACGGAAGCCCCCTGGATTCATAAGCATGGGGGGCATTATTATTTGACCTTTGCTTACAACTACCCGGAGCAGATTGCCTATGCGATGAGCGACAGTCCAACGGGGCCATGGGAATTTAAAGGTGTCATTTTGAACGCGCTTACTTCAGACAGCAACGACAGCAGCGCAAGTAACACTAGTCATGAGGCGATTATTGACTTCAAGGGGAAGTCCTATTTTGTATACCATAACAGTGCTCTTCCCGCAGGAGGACAGTATCGGCGTTCGGTTGCGATTGACCGGCTCTATTACAATGCAGACGGTACGATTAAGCCGATCATTCAAACAGCTACAGGGGTTGATGGTCATAGCAGTATGCTGAGCTTGCTCAGTGATCCGAATCGTTTCATCCGTCATAATGGGACGGCGCTTCGACTAGATCCTGCTGAAGCTTCCTTGAATGATGCGAGATGGGAGATCGTTCCCGGCTTGGCTGACGCTTCGGATGCCTATGTATCGCTTCAATCTATGGATAAGCCCGGATATTATTTGACAGCGAGCGGTTCAAGCACGATGTTGGCAAAAAATGACGGAACAACGAGCTTCTTTCAAAAAGCCACCTTCAAAAAAACAGACGGTCTTGCCGATGCGGCATGGACGTCCCTGCAGGCTTACAGTGACGCGAGTGCATATCTTCGTAATGCCTCTAGTGTGCTTACGCTTGGCAGCGCTTCGACGGATGAGGAGAAGAAGAATGCGACCTTCAACATCATTCAAGCGGATACTACGGGGGTAACGTTGGATCAATCGTCTGTGGTTCTGAACATGAATCATGAGACCACACTGACAGCAGAAGTGCAGCCGGCAGGAGCCTTGCAGAAGAAGGTGACGTTCAGCTCGAGTAATCCATCTGTAGCCGAGCTTTCGGAGGCTGTCTATGACCAGGCAACGGGCAAGACAACCGTAACGGTAACCGGTAATTCCCCAGGTACTGCGGATATTATAGCCACGACGGAGGAAGGTGCTTTCACAGCTGCAGCTGCCATTACAGTGGAGGACCAATCGCTAACCTCCTCGGTGCAAAATGTAACGATAACGTCCAGTAATAGGACTCAACTGGTTCATGTGGAAGGCTATGTGACGGAGGAGCTTGGTCAAAATGCGGTGGTACGGGTGACAGAACCTGGAGGTTCCCTGGATTATGTGGATCAAGTGACGACAGATCAGGACGGGAAATTTGCGTTCACTTTCAAACTCAGCCACAACGTAGCAGGTGACTTCAAGCTGGCGGTCAGCGCAGCAAATGCGGAGCAAGCTTACGAGACAAGCTTTGCCTATAAGCCAAAAAGGAATTCAAGTTCAGGGTCAAACGGCAGCTCGGACAACAGTTCCACTCCGTCTACACCTACACCTACACCTACACCTACACCTACACCTACTCCGGAACCTGGGGAGACGGATACCACACCTAAACCGACTCCAAAGCCTACACCATCTGCGCCTAAATTTACCGATGTAGCGGAAGGGTACTCTTGGGCAAGTAATGCCATCGAGACTTTAGCGGCTAAGGGGATTATTCAAGGAACGTCCGATACGACCTTCGATCCCGGCAAGAATATCTCTAGGGCTGATTTCATTACGCTCCTAGTGAGAGCGCTTGGTCTGAAAGCGGAGGTTCAGGATAACTTTGCGGATGTAAGTCCGGATGATTATTACTACGAGTCAGTCGGCATTATGAAAGCACTGGGTATTACAAGCGGTGTCGGGGACAATCAATTCGATCCTCATGCGGAAATTACCAGGGAAGACCTTATGGTACTTGTCGCAAGGGCGCTCGAGGCTTCGAAGAAGCTGGAGCTTGACGCTAGTACAGACAAATTGAACTCATTTGCAGACAGCGGAGACATATCCGATTATGCGGCAGATAGTATCGCGAAACTGGTCAATGAGAACATCATTGAGGGCGGCGAATCGGGAATTAACCCTCGCGGTACCGCAACGAGAGCGGAGACCGCCGTCATTCTGCTGCGCATTTTAAATAAAGGATTGTAG
- a CDS encoding LamG-like jellyroll fold domain-containing protein — MRISKKWLSTVTVCTLITGLLGGLPAPQASAASTLDQGLVVHYDFADAAKSTTVADSSGNHFDGTLVNASVVTTADKGGAVDLSGEQSYVKMPEGVLNGLTDMTVSSWVYMDSSKNWASLYSFGNAADVDPGTQPFTAINFAPVSNDPAETSLEITKSGFGSNQIAHSSPVPSGQWKQLTTVVSGTDGYTAIYMDGVLQQRLDGVTTAPKDITSKYNYIGYAQFGWEQGAGKGLDGRVADFRIYNRVLAADEITSLYTGSQSDAEVSSIQPSAVTVTAGQTPSLPASITATYSNGAVIAKSVQWPSVDAYINTPGVYTIEGTLQDTTMKAVLTLTVNAASTEVTPTIWYKFDEASGTTVANSGTAGSAWDAAVMGGTSWSTGHLGGAVQLDGSSGYVQMPSNLQYADNMTVATWVNLTKDNSPTMLFVSGTAANNDNFYLSTHGIWQPSYMAAVNDASLGTNYQIYDSSAIGLNQWVHVAITFSGKEATLYRDGVQIAKKTLASKPSDFNGQNLLNYIGKSVWPDPYIQGKVDDFRIYDQALSASDIAELVQSSYPDTDVVNQVKANLTLGDTTAVLSDITLPAPDGVTVTWSSDDTAHLSNTGHVTRPAQGEPDATVHLTATITKNAASVTKVFTVTVLSLGSAPYRIQVNGDQTGIDISPDLYGIFFEDINYAADGGLYAELVQNRSFEYTNDHLKFWSKVTDGGAAATIASSHANPLNTVNTNYLELNVTAAGDGAGVANSGFGGIPLVQSDKYDFSLYTRSSDFSGPLEVTLESADGTKQYAKAELPNVTSEWTKSSVVLTPDQTDANARIVVRAKGTGTIDMDMVSLFPERTWKGRPNGMRYDLAKKLYDLHPSFMRFPGGCVVQGKTLDNAYRWKDSVGDVAQRKPNYNFWQNTDFPDYYQTSGIGYYEYFQFSEDIGAKPLPVINSGMSIQVGVADADVEMVPLDQLGPYIQDALDLIEFANGDPASNEWAKLRSDMGHPAPFNLEYLAIGNEQWGAEYYPRYKMFADAIKAKYPNIQLIIGSGTESSGTNYEAVQQWIQSQAQADRPEIVDEHYYMNPDWFLQNVNRYDSFNRTDMPKVFVGEYAAHTNGNFSQGVNNLKSAISEAAFMTGLEENADVIRMASYAPLFAKQNFTQWQPDLIWFNNTASYGSINYYVQQLYSNNVGNQIVPSEILKGGQTSSKVSGAVGVGSYNTANEFDDIQVVSNTDAAELFADDFSGDASKWTPVRGTFAIQNGVYQQTSTSTANAFAYAGSTDMDNYTLTLKARKTGGAEGVNVYVGVKDANNYFRWNIGGYNNTKSTFEKSVNGTVATVSEYDYSKLPKLTTNTWYNLKIVVTGKRMKAYVDDTLVFDILDNPKSAPLFTTTSKDTATGDVILKVVNSSDESQETSIHLNGLTVGTTAIKTVLQGADLNALNTFASPKTIVPVTTKETGITNQFVHVFEPHSLTIYRFRTAPGAAPELASIQAEASKTQATAGDTFRLDVKGGLLDDSSEADLRTAAITYSSNHPELISFDDEGKAKIATNIGGVTEVTVWADVSLNGTSVKSNETTIALAELSAETVVKTAKAELSLGNTTFVTANLTLPTSADNDVQISWTTSNYAVVTDTGVVTRPASGNTMISVTLTALISKNGYSETKAFTIAVPTQDIVLSIESLKRVEVITPEGTAPQLPSTVTAKLTDGSTQAIAVTWNSVESSSTRCRANSPYKGRQKEQRFLRIRMFL, encoded by the coding sequence GTGCGAATAAGCAAAAAGTGGCTTTCGACGGTGACGGTATGTACACTGATAACCGGTTTGCTCGGCGGCTTACCTGCTCCGCAGGCCTCAGCCGCATCAACACTCGATCAAGGCCTGGTTGTTCACTATGATTTCGCGGATGCAGCGAAATCGACGACAGTTGCCGACTCGTCAGGCAACCATTTCGACGGCACACTCGTTAATGCGTCCGTCGTAACGACAGCCGACAAAGGCGGTGCTGTTGATTTAAGCGGGGAACAGTCGTATGTCAAGATGCCCGAAGGTGTGCTGAACGGCCTAACGGATATGACGGTATCATCTTGGGTTTATATGGATTCATCAAAGAATTGGGCTTCCTTGTACAGCTTCGGCAATGCTGCGGATGTAGACCCGGGTACGCAGCCGTTTACGGCGATCAATTTCGCTCCGGTAAGCAATGACCCAGCAGAAACTAGCCTTGAGATCACCAAGTCTGGATTCGGCTCCAACCAGATTGCGCATAGTTCACCGGTACCGAGCGGGCAGTGGAAGCAGCTTACAACTGTTGTTTCCGGTACAGACGGTTATACGGCCATCTATATGGACGGTGTCCTTCAACAGCGTCTAGACGGGGTTACGACCGCACCCAAAGATATTACAAGCAAATATAACTATATCGGCTATGCCCAGTTTGGTTGGGAGCAAGGTGCAGGCAAGGGGTTGGACGGACGAGTAGCGGATTTCCGCATTTATAATCGCGTGCTTGCCGCCGATGAAATTACATCGTTGTATACGGGTAGCCAGTCCGACGCTGAAGTCAGCTCTATTCAGCCATCGGCCGTGACCGTGACAGCAGGGCAAACGCCGTCACTTCCAGCGAGCATCACGGCTACGTACTCCAATGGTGCGGTTATTGCGAAATCCGTTCAATGGCCTTCCGTTGATGCTTACATCAATACCCCAGGGGTATACACGATTGAGGGTACTCTTCAGGACACTACGATGAAAGCTGTATTGACATTAACCGTCAACGCTGCCTCTACCGAAGTTACGCCAACGATTTGGTATAAATTTGACGAGGCCAGCGGCACAACCGTTGCCAACTCAGGAACTGCAGGCTCCGCTTGGGATGCTGCGGTCATGGGTGGGACTAGCTGGAGCACAGGCCATCTCGGCGGAGCCGTTCAGCTGGACGGCAGCAGCGGCTATGTCCAAATGCCTTCCAATCTGCAGTACGCAGATAATATGACAGTAGCAACATGGGTGAACCTGACCAAAGACAATTCACCAACGATGCTGTTTGTTTCCGGAACGGCAGCTAATAATGATAACTTCTACCTCAGTACGCATGGAATTTGGCAGCCTTCCTATATGGCAGCCGTTAATGATGCTTCGCTAGGTACGAACTACCAGATCTATGATTCAAGTGCCATTGGTTTAAATCAATGGGTTCACGTTGCTATTACGTTCTCGGGTAAGGAAGCGACCTTGTATAGAGATGGTGTGCAGATTGCTAAGAAGACACTAGCATCCAAGCCTTCCGACTTTAACGGTCAGAACCTATTGAACTATATCGGTAAATCTGTGTGGCCGGATCCCTATATTCAAGGTAAAGTGGATGACTTCCGCATCTATGATCAGGCTCTAAGTGCTTCGGATATTGCTGAATTGGTGCAATCCTCTTATCCGGATACCGATGTGGTTAACCAGGTCAAAGCCAACCTGACACTTGGCGATACCACCGCTGTTCTAAGCGACATTACCCTGCCTGCGCCGGATGGGGTAACCGTTACTTGGTCATCGGATGACACAGCTCACCTGAGCAACACAGGGCATGTGACCAGACCTGCCCAAGGTGAACCGGATGCAACCGTTCATCTAACCGCTACGATTACCAAGAATGCTGCATCTGTAACCAAAGTCTTCACTGTCACAGTGCTTAGCCTTGGCTCCGCCCCTTACCGGATTCAAGTGAACGGCGATCAGACAGGCATCGATATTAGCCCGGATCTCTATGGTATCTTCTTCGAGGATATTAACTATGCCGCAGATGGAGGCTTGTACGCCGAGCTTGTGCAGAACAGGTCCTTTGAGTACACGAATGATCATTTGAAATTCTGGTCGAAGGTAACGGATGGCGGTGCTGCCGCTACGATAGCATCAAGCCATGCCAACCCGTTGAATACAGTCAATACGAATTACTTGGAGCTGAATGTGACGGCAGCCGGGGATGGAGCCGGCGTTGCGAATTCAGGCTTCGGCGGTATCCCGCTGGTTCAAAGTGACAAGTACGATTTCTCCTTATACACACGAAGCAGCGACTTCAGCGGTCCCCTCGAGGTGACGCTTGAAAGCGCAGATGGCACGAAGCAGTATGCGAAGGCTGAACTGCCGAATGTAACGTCTGAATGGACGAAGTCCAGTGTGGTGCTGACACCGGATCAAACGGATGCAAATGCGCGAATTGTAGTAAGAGCGAAGGGCACCGGTACGATCGATATGGATATGGTCTCCCTGTTCCCTGAGCGGACCTGGAAGGGCAGACCTAACGGCATGAGATACGATCTTGCCAAGAAGCTGTATGACTTGCATCCGTCCTTCATGCGATTCCCGGGCGGTTGTGTCGTGCAAGGGAAAACGCTGGACAATGCGTACCGCTGGAAGGATTCAGTCGGCGACGTAGCACAGCGCAAGCCAAACTACAACTTTTGGCAAAACACAGATTTTCCGGATTATTACCAAACATCCGGTATCGGCTATTATGAATACTTCCAATTCAGTGAAGATATCGGCGCCAAGCCTCTTCCGGTTATTAACTCCGGCATGTCGATTCAAGTCGGCGTAGCGGATGCGGATGTGGAAATGGTACCGCTGGATCAGCTTGGACCTTATATTCAAGACGCGCTTGATCTGATCGAGTTTGCCAATGGCGACCCGGCGTCGAATGAATGGGCGAAGCTGAGATCGGATATGGGACATCCGGCTCCGTTTAATCTGGAGTACCTTGCGATCGGGAACGAGCAGTGGGGAGCAGAATACTATCCGCGTTACAAAATGTTTGCTGATGCGATTAAAGCGAAGTACCCGAACATTCAACTGATCATCGGCAGCGGTACGGAGTCTTCCGGTACGAACTATGAGGCGGTTCAGCAGTGGATTCAAAGCCAAGCGCAGGCTGATCGTCCGGAGATTGTCGACGAGCATTACTACATGAACCCGGATTGGTTCCTGCAGAACGTGAACCGTTACGACAGCTTCAACCGTACCGATATGCCGAAGGTATTTGTCGGCGAGTACGCGGCTCATACGAACGGGAATTTCTCGCAAGGCGTGAACAATCTGAAATCGGCGATTTCGGAAGCGGCGTTCATGACAGGGCTGGAAGAAAACGCAGATGTCATACGAATGGCGAGCTATGCCCCGCTGTTTGCCAAGCAGAATTTCACGCAGTGGCAGCCGGATTTAATTTGGTTCAATAATACGGCTTCCTACGGATCCATTAACTACTATGTGCAGCAGCTGTACAGCAATAATGTCGGCAATCAGATTGTCCCTTCGGAAATTTTGAAAGGCGGTCAGACATCTTCGAAGGTATCTGGAGCCGTTGGTGTAGGATCCTATAATACAGCCAATGAATTCGATGATATCCAGGTAGTCAGCAATACCGATGCAGCGGAGCTGTTTGCAGATGATTTCTCAGGAGATGCGTCCAAATGGACACCGGTTCGCGGCACCTTTGCGATTCAGAACGGTGTGTATCAACAAACATCCACATCTACAGCGAATGCTTTTGCCTACGCTGGAAGTACAGATATGGACAACTACACCTTAACGCTGAAAGCTAGAAAAACCGGCGGTGCCGAAGGCGTGAACGTGTATGTGGGCGTAAAAGACGCCAACAACTACTTCCGCTGGAATATCGGCGGCTATAACAATACGAAGAGCACATTTGAAAAAAGTGTAAACGGTACGGTAGCCACTGTCAGCGAATACGATTATTCCAAGCTGCCGAAGTTGACGACGAACACTTGGTACAATTTGAAGATTGTCGTAACCGGCAAAAGAATGAAAGCATACGTGGATGATACCCTCGTATTTGATATTCTGGATAATCCTAAAAGCGCGCCTTTGTTCACCACGACAAGCAAGGACACGGCTACAGGAGATGTCATTCTTAAGGTCGTCAACTCATCGGATGAAAGCCAGGAAACATCGATTCATCTGAATGGCCTAACAGTTGGCACCACAGCCATCAAGACGGTTTTACAGGGTGCAGACCTGAATGCGCTCAATACGTTTGCAAGTCCGAAAACGATTGTGCCTGTAACGACGAAAGAAACGGGAATTACCAACCAGTTTGTGCATGTGTTCGAACCGCACTCTCTGACGATCTACCGCTTCCGGACAGCGCCAGGAGCTGCTCCTGAGCTGGCTTCGATTCAAGCCGAAGCAAGCAAGACGCAAGCGACAGCAGGGGATACATTCCGTTTGGACGTAAAAGGCGGCTTGCTGGATGACAGCAGTGAAGCGGATTTGCGCACAGCAGCTATCACTTATAGCAGCAACCATCCGGAGCTGATCTCCTTTGATGATGAAGGCAAAGCGAAGATTGCTACCAATATTGGCGGCGTCACGGAGGTAACCGTATGGGCGGATGTCAGCTTGAACGGCACATCGGTGAAGTCCAATGAAACGACGATTGCTCTAGCGGAATTGAGTGCAGAAACCGTTGTAAAAACGGCAAAAGCGGAGCTGAGCCTAGGCAACACGACGTTTGTCACAGCAAATCTGACCTTACCGACCTCCGCGGACAATGACGTGCAAATTTCCTGGACCACAAGCAACTACGCTGTTGTTACGGATACAGGCGTTGTTACGAGACCTGCTTCAGGCAATACCATGATCTCGGTAACATTGACAGCTTTGATCAGCAAGAACGGTTATTCGGAAACCAAAGCATTCACAATAGCAGTACCCACACAAGATATTGTCTTGTCAATTGAATCCTTGAAACGGGTGGAAGTCATTACGCCAGAAGGCACTGCACCACAGCTTCCTTCCACGGTAACGGCGAAACTGACCGACGGCTCCACTCAAGCGATTGCCGTAACCTGGAATTCGGTAGAGAGCTCAAGTACGCGATGCCGGGCAAATTCACCGTACAAGGGACGGCAGAAGGAACAACGATTCCTGCGTATACGGATGTTTTTGTGA